The Borrelia sp. HM sequence TTATTTAATTTCATTCCAAGCTCAATAAGATTTAAAAAAATTTTATTAAAATTTTTCTCCCTCAAACTTAAGTAATTCAAATAAGAATTTAAATAGTCTTTATTCTTATAATAAAGCTCAGCTTTTAATAAAGTATACTCATTACTGTCAAAATTATACCTATTAAGCAAATCAATTGCACCTTTGTAGTCATTAATATAAGATAAATTTAAAGCCCTTCTCATAATATCTACTGCATTTAAACTATCTGTATCAATATCTTTATCAAAATTAATTTTTTTATCTGAATCTAACTTATCTTTAAAATCCATTTTATCAGACTTAGAAACTTCTTCTTGCTTAATAATTTTTAAAACTACATTTTTAATAAATTCCCTAGAATCCTTTACATTTTGATATTTGAAATTTAATATAACATTGCCAGAATTTCTTAAAGTTTGAAAAGTAAACATAGCTCCATCTTGATAAGATTCTGCTAAAAGTCTAATAAATGAATTATTTTTAACATTTTCAATATAAATCCAAGCATCTTCTTTAAAAAAAAAATTGAATTTTGAATTAGTACTTACTGTAAATTCTTGCTCTTCACTGCCAAAATCAAGCTCATAAGTACTGTATTGACTTTTAAAAGTTGAAGAAAATAATGTATTAACAATATAAAATAAAAAATAAATAAGAAAATTTTTCTTCACCGATAATTTTCCAGCATTCTATCAATTAATGATTCATTTTTCTTCTCTAAATCAATATTAAACAAATTTTCTGACTTTATCCAAAGACCTTTAAGAAGCCCTTCGTTAACTGGCTGATAATGAATCAAACTATTACCTAATTTACCATCAGGAAGATTAGGCTTGGGAAAGAAAAAATCATCCATATTTAAACTAGAATTCAAATCAAAATAAAAATCTTCTATATCAAGCATTTTTAGTTTTTGATTGAAATCTTCTGCTGTACTATTTCGAGTCTTTTCAATCATTCTATGTGCATAGAAATATGTTAAAAAGGAAATAATAATTAATAAAAATATTAAAATTAAAAAATAGCTTTGCAAATAAAATCTTTTCTCTACCATGATAAATTCCTTAATATGCGTAATTATTATATATCAAATATCATACTTTCTCCACTGTCACTAGTAATACCTATTAAATTCTTACTATCTTGAGCAACATACATATTATGAGTTATTACAAATAATTGAACTCTCTGACCAAGTTCTCTTAAAAGTACAGCAAGCTTATTGCTATTTTCAAAATCAAGAGAAGCATCTATCTCATCAAGCACACAAAATGAAGCAGGAGAATAATAATACAAAGAAAATAAAAATGCTATACTAATCAAAGAATGTTCTCCTCCAGAAAGCATTTTATTCCCTTTAGCCAACTTATCCTTAAAATATACCTTAATCTCTATATCTACTGAATCTTTACTATAAAAAAGACTACCATTACCCTTAAACATTCTATTAAAAAAATAAATAAAATGGTTATTAATCTCACTAAAAGCATCATTAAATCTTTTATCAATTTCTCTTTTTATTTTTTTTCTCAATTTATTTAAAGATTCTTTGGTTAAATTTAAATTATCTATCTGTAAATCTATCTTTTCAACCCTTTCCTTTACCTCATTGTATTCTTTATCAACATTAAAGAAAATATAATTATTATGTTCAATCATATTAATTTCCTTTTTCAAAGAATCTATTTTGGCAATATCCTCTGTAAGTTCAAACTTTGCCAAATATTTATTATCCAAATTAAAATTTTTTATATCATCTTCAATATCTAAGCTAGAATTAAACAAAATATCATATTCGGCCTGCTTTTTCATATATTCATAATAAGATGAATTCCTAAAAGCATCTAATAAATTCACAGAATGCATCTCACCATTAACAACTAATTTACTACCCTTAGCTTCACTTAAAAACTTATCTAAATTGATATTAATATCACTTCTCTCTAAACTCAGATCATCTAATTTTAAGCTCAAATTATTCAGTCTTTCCTTAAGCTCATCTCTAGTCTCAAATAAAAATTTTAAATTACTATCTATAAGCTTAATTTCATCTTCATTCTTAAGTCTAGAAAGCTCTGTATATTCAATTTCTCCTAATATCTCATTTAGTTTTACTGTTTTATCAGATATTAAACTCTCAATGGTAGTTATTTCTTTTGCAATATTAGCCTTAAAACTATTTTTTGAAAGCAAAAATTTCCTTAAATCAACATTTTGCTCAAATATAGGTTCAATTTTTTCCTTTAATAAATTTAAAAGCTTATCTTCTTTAACTATATATTTAAGCAAATTTTCCCTAATCTCTTTAATATATTTTATGCTTAAAGTATCTTCAAAAAACTTTAAGGAATTCAAAATATTTTTTTTCAATAATTCAAATTCTTCTATGTTACTATCCTTAGAAATAGATAAAATCAAATCAATAAGTTCAAAAAAACTTCTTGTATATCTATTTATTTCATCAGTAAGAGAAAAAAAATCTTTCTTTTTGGCTTGAAGAGAATTATTCAAATTAGTTAACTCTCCATTTACACTGACTTTTACTGATTCAATTTGTGCTTTATTTCCCATAAGTATATTTGCCAAATTCAATTTTCCATTTTTATCATGTTCTAATTTCTGAATTTTAATTTCTACTCCAAACAATTTGGTCTTTAAAGCTTCAATTTCGCTTTTAACCATCTCAATATTTTTAATAACATTTTTCTCTCTAAAAGAATAAAATTCTAATTTTTCTTTAATATTTTCAATAGAAAAGCTATTTATAGATAAAATTTTATCTATATCTTTAATATCTAATTTACTCTTAAGCTCATCCAAATCAAAATTAAGATTAAAAAGTTTTTTTAATCTTAATTCTTTTTCTAAATTTTCTAAATCTTCTTTTAATTTTTGATACTTACCCTTAAGCAAAAAATCACTTCTAATCTTTTCATATTTTTCATTTAACTCCCTTCTTAAAATCAAAAGAGAATTTAAATTTTCTTTTGATTTTTCCAATCTTTTATATGCCTGTTCCTCTTCAACTTTAAGTAGATCTATTCCACTAGCCTCTTCTACTAAAGATTTCAAATTAATATTATCACCAGAAGAAATTCTTTCAATATTACCCTGATTAATAAACATATAAGGCGAATTCTTTAATTTAAGCTTATTCATAAGGATTGCATAACTTTTAATATCTAAAGTATCATTATTAAAGAAATATTCACTCGTACCATCTTTATAAAGCCTTCTTCTGATATAAAATTTATTTCTAAAATCACTGATAGATAAATCTTCATTGTTAAAAAAAAGAGTTACTTCAGCAAAATTAGACTCTCCAGACTTTGCTATAGAAATTAAATCCGTAATATTTTTGACTCTTAAAATCTTTATATTATCCTCTCCGATACAAAAACGAATTGCATCTAATAAATTACTCTTTCCACAACCATTAGGACCAATAATAAAATTTAAACCACTATTTAATTTTAATTCCTGCATTTTAATAAAGGACTTAAAACCTAAAAGACTTATCTTCTCTAAAAACAAAGTTACACTCCAATTAAATTACAAATAAGATTAATCTATCAAGGATGACTTTATATTATAATCAATAGTTATGATTTGTGGAATTGATGAAGTTGGACGAGGTTGCATCTTTGGTCCCGTTCTAAGTGCAGCTGTCATTTTTAAAGGAAAACCAAATTTTTTAAATGAACTAGACGATTCAAAAAAACTTACTAAAGTTAAAAGAGAATATTTATCCTCATTAATACTTGAAAAGTCATATTATGCATTCGCAGAAATTTCTAACGACATCATTGATAAAATTAACATTCATCATGCTTCACTTCTTGCCATGAAAACTGCATACGAAAAGCTAAGCATAGAATGTAATTTAGTACTTGTAGATGGAAAATTTATTCCAAAAATAAAAGCTAAAAACATTCAAGCTATAATTAAAGGAGATTCCATAATTAACGAAATAAAAGCAGCATCAATCATAGCAAAAGTAAAAAGAGATGCACTAATGGATGAATACGATAAACTTTACCCCCTATACGCACTTAAAAAAAATAAGGGATACCCAACAAAAGAACATAAATATGCTATAAAAAAATATGGAATCTTAAACCTTCATAGAAAAAGTTTTCAACTCATATAATTTTAATCATCCTTATCTCTAAATTTTCCTGACAAACGATCATTTTTGTCATAATTTAGATTGTTTTTTTTCCTATTTTCATCATGGCTATAAAAATCATTATGATATTCTCTTCTTGAAATTGAATTCTGAGAAATTTTTCTCTTAATAACAGAAATTGCTCTTAATAGATTTGATTCAAATTCTTCAATATTTTCTTCATAAACAAAAACTGAATGTCTTTCAAAGTCTCCATTCATATTTCTCTTGCTTTCTACAATATTTAAAAAATAATCACCTTTCCTATTTTCTTTAACATTAAAAAAATAAGTTCTATCAGAATTTGTAAATAATTTATCAGAATATACTTCCCCTCTTTCGCCCATTAAGTCCTCCACAAAAAAGCCTATATATTATATTAGCTCAAAAAAATTAACATAATTATACTTACTAAGTAAAAAAATACTATCTAAAATTAATAATAAAATCAATTGACATAAATCGCATTTTTCTATAGAATCAACTTTGTATTATTTGTGCGTCCTTCGTATAATGGCTATTACCTTAGCCTTCCAAGCTAATGATGTCGGTTCGATTCCGATAGGACGCTTTTTAAGTAAATATTGTTTTTAGTGAATAAAATAATGATGGAGATGGCGGGAATTGAACCCGCGTCCTAAAAATAATATCATAAGCATCTACAAGCTTAGCTAGTATTCATTTTAAGTAAATAAGGCTTGGGAAAACTAGCAAACCAACAACCTAACTACTCTCAAGTTTAAGAGTCCCTAAAAATCAACTTGAAATATTTTTAAGCAAGCTTTGATGTCATGAAAGAGTATAAGTTAAATCTCAAAGCAAAATTCAACAAAACTCTCTGCTAAATTAAGCAGCCATTACAAGATTTGAACTTGCAAAGTTAATATTTTTTGCATTTATTAAAGAAGTTTTAAGAGATTCACTCTGCCTGCAACCTATGCTATTAAATTTTTTAGTCAAATCCAAAACATCCCCTTCCAAATTATTGGACTTTAAAATAACATTTTAACATAAATAAATCTAAAAGGCAAAATAATCCAATTTGCAAAACAACATTTAAAAGCTTATAATAATTTTCATAATAATAAATATGTGATAAATTACAAGTCAAATAAGGAAGTTCTTTTGAGCAATGAAATTCTATGGTGCATTATGTTAATCTGCATCTATTCAATTTTGATAATAATATATAAGCTTTTTGGACAAAAAGGATTATTCGCATGGATAACATCCTCTGTAATTATTGCAAATATTCAAGTCTTAAAGCAAATCACAATATTTGGATTTAATGCCACTCTTGGCAACATTATTTACGCATCATCATATGTTGCAACAGATATTTTATCAGAACTTTACGGTCGCCAAATTTCAAAAAAAGCAGTTTATATTGGATTCATGAGCTTCATATCTTTTGCATTCATTACAAATATTCAACTTTATTTTTCAACAAATAATTTGGATATATATTTAAAAAGCTTAGAAAATATTTTTTCTTCAATCCCAATTTTATTGCTTGCATCAATTATTGCATATATAATATCTCAACTAAATGATGTATACTTGTATGAATTTATTAAAGATAAATTTCCAAAATTTCTATTTATAAGGAGTAATGGTTCAACACTTACAAGTGAACTAATAGATACGATAATATTTGTAAGCATTGCAACATATTTTAATATATTTCCAAAAGAAGCGTATTTCGATATAGTCATTTCTACGTATATTATTAAAGGATTTGCTGGAATCTTAGGCACCCCATTTATTTATATTGCAAAATATATATCTCAAAATAAAAAAAGTTTTAATACAAATAAAATATCCACTTAACTATTGTTTACTAATCTATTATAATTAATATATGGTAGACATGATTGTATGGACAACCTTAGTGGTATTTATATATTTACAATTAATATTGTCATATTATATATTTGGAAAATCAGGTCTTTTTTGTTTTAACATAATTATGACAATGCTTTCAAATCTTATTATATTAAAGAGAATATTAATATTTGGAGAGAAAATTAACCTATCAGGAATAACATTTCTCTCAATTCTTTGTACATTAAATCTAATTACAGAAAAATATAATGACAAATCAGCAATAAAATCTGCAACATTAAACATGTTAATGCATATAACCTTTGTAATAATGATACACTTTACATTATATTTTCAACAAAACGAATTTGACACTTCTAACATACACCTAAAAATATTGTTTTACAATGCTTCTTATATTTCAATAGTTTTTAGTGGAACATATATCATATTTTTATGTAGTTATACTAATATCAAAATATATTCCATACTCAAAAAACACAATATGCAAAATAAATTGATAAATCATAATTTATCAAGGCTATGTTCTGCATGTATAGCTTATATGTTAGCAAACATTTCAATGTATATTATCTCACAATTATATACTGACAATAACATAAATATAATAGAAAGTTCATGGATCTTTACTATCATAATAATGACAATTGACACTTTAGCATATTATTTCCTAAATACTATGAAAATAAAAGAAATAAGAAAACCCAAGTTATTCAATATTTAAAACTATATATAATAATTGAATTTTATAGTCCATTTCTTTTTGTTATTCAACAAATATTACAATATAGCTTTTTGCAAACGACTTTATTACAAATAAAAGGTGTAGGATAGGTTCAACTAAGTGTCAAGCAATTTTACTAATTATTTGGCATATTATCGGTATCTTTTTTAAATAAAGAGATGATTTTCAACACAAGATAATATGCTCTTACTCAAAGTCATCATATCTATGAGATATATTGCAATAGTCTTTTATTAAGCATAAATTAAGACAAAATTTTCATTATATTTAACATATCACTATTCATAAAATATAAGTTTAAATAAAAATAAAATTAAATAAAATGCTCAAAAATAAAACATTTCTTATATAATTGAATGGTGGAAGTAAAAATAGAAGACTCTTGGAAAAAAATTTTAAAAGATGAATTTTGTAAAGAATATTTTATAAAACTTGTAAGTTTTATAAAAAATGAATATAAAACAAAAAAAGGAAAAATTTTTCCACCTCCAAAACTAATATTTAATGCATTTGATTCTTTGCAATTTAAAGACATAAAAGTAGTAATACTTGGACAAGATCCATACCATGGCAAACAACAAGCTAATGGGTTAGCCTTTTCTGTAAATCCAAATGTCAAAATTCCCCCATCACTACAAAATATTTTCAAGGAAATAGAGAGAAGTTTAAAAATTAAAACTATTCCAAATGGAGACTTAACAAGATGGGCAATACAAGGTGTATTTTTATTAAATTCAATATTAACAGTAGAAGAAGGTCACCCGTCATCTCATAAAGAAATAGGTTGGGAAGTTTTTACAAACGAGGTGATAAGAATCATCTCAAAAAATTTAAATAACATTGTTTTTATGCTATGGGGTAATTTTGCAAAAAGCAAGAAAGAATTAATCGACACATCAAAACATCTAATTCTTGAAACAAGCCACCCATCTCCTTATTCTGCAAATAATGGCTTCTTAGGATCCAATCATTTTAGCAAAACTCTAAAATATCTAAAAGAATATAACAAAATCCCAATAAACTTTCAGTAGATCAGATTGCTAATAATCAAAAGAATACAAATAAATCATTTAAATGATCAACTAAACTATATTACCTATTTATTTTTTTTATTTTCTTCTTCATTTTTGTTATCTTTATGTTGCTCTGTAGCATCATCCCAAAATGTTGAACTTTTCTCATTTACTTTTACGTCCTTTAATAAACTATCATCAACTTTCTTGGTATTAATAAAAGATAATATAATTACACAAATAAAAAAAAGTGAAATGAAGAATGCTGTAATTCCTACAGCAATACTTGAAGACTTTGCTCCAAAAATAGACGAGCTTCCACCTCCAAACATGCCTCCTCCAATACCATCACCTTGTTCATCCTGCAATAATAATAGTAAAATAATCACAAATGAAATAATAATAAAAAATATAAATGTTAAAAACTTAAATAATTCCAAAATAAACCCCTTTATTTGGCTACTTTATTAATTATACTTAAAAACGAATCAGCCTTTAAAGATGCACCACCAATCAATGCTCCATCAATGTCCTCTTCTCCCATAAGATCTTCAACATTATTAATGTTGACAGAACCACCATACTGAATAATAATACTATCTGCTGCTGCCTTTGAATATAAAGCTTCAATCTCAAGCCTAATTGCCCTATGAACTTTCTGTGCCTCTTCCTTTGTTGCTGTTTTACCAGTTCCAATTGCCCATACAGGCTCATAAGCCAAAATTATTCTATTAAGATCAAATTCAGGCACAGAAACTAATCCATTTCTAACTTGATTTAAAACAATATCTAATGTTTTATTATTTTCTCTCTCTTTAAGACTTTCACCAACACAAATAATTAAGTATTTAAATGGATGCTTAAGTCCTGCAAGAACTTTTTTATTTATCACCTCATCAGTATCGCCAAGATAAGTTCTACACTCAGAATGACCAAGGATTACATAATCAACTCCAAATTCTAAAAGCATACTAGGTGAAATTTCGCCTGTTCTTGCTCCATTATTCTCATAAGACATATTTTGAGCACCAAGAAGAACATTACTCCCTTTAGTAACTTCACAAACTTTATAAAGAGATGTAAATGTGGGGGCTATCATAATCACAACATCATCCTTAACATACTTTACTCCGTCTACAACTTGTTTAGCAACACTTGCAGCTTCTACACTTGTATAGTGCATTTTCCAATTTCCCGCTAAAAATATCTTTCTCATTTTATTTTTCCAAAACTTTTATACCTGGTAAAATTTTTCCCTCAAGATACTCAAGAGAAGCACCACCCCCTGTTGAAACATGGGTTATCTTTTCAAATAAATTAAACTTATTAACAGCAGCTACTGAATCCCCTCCACCAACAACTGTAATACCAGAACAATTTGCCACATACTCTGCAACTTTTGCTGTGCCTTTAGAAAATGAATCAAACTCAAAAACTCCAAGAGGACCATTCCAAATTACAGTTTTTGCTCCAACAAGAGATTCCTCAATTTTTTTTAAAGTTTTATTACCAATATCCATTCCAATTTTATCATCTGGAATATCAATAGAAGCAACATACTCAGGAACAGAATCTTCTTCAAAATCACTTGCAACAACATGATCAAGAGGCAAAATAACTTCTACACCTAATTCTTTTGCTTTTTGTAAAAAAGATGCAGCTACATCAATATATTCATTTTCTAAAAGAGATTTCCCAATATTATATCCTTTGATCTTTAAAAAGGTATATGCCATTCCGCCACCAATTATCATAACATTTGATTTTGGCAAAAGAGATTCTAATACCGCTATTTTTGAGGAAACTTTTGAACCACCAATTATTGCAACAAACGGCTTTTCCGGATTCTTTAAAATCTTTCCTAAAAACTCATTTTCCTTTTCTATCAAAAATCCACCTACAGCTGGCAAATAAGTTGCAAGCCCTACTGTAGAAGCATGTGCTCTGTGAGCACTACCAAAAGCATCGTTTACAAAAACATCTCCATTTTGTGATAAATTCTTTGCAAAATCACTACAATTTTCCTCTTCTGACTTATAAAATCTTACGTTTTCAAGTAAAACAACATCTCCATTCTTCATACAAGAAACAACAGCAGAGACTTCATTACCTATACAATCAGGAAGCATCTTAACATCTTGACCTAAGAGTTCTGATAATCTTTTAGCAACAGGCATAAGAGAATATTTAAAATTTTTCTCTCCTCTTGGCCTACCCAAATGACTCATCAGAACAACTCTGGCTCCTTGCGCTATAAGATACTCTATTGTGGGTAATGCAGCTCTAATTCTAGTATCATCAGTAATGTTCCCATCTTTTAAGGGAACATTAAAATCACATCTTACTAAAGCACGTCTACCTAAAAAGTCAAAATCTTTTATCGTTTTTATTGACATTTATAATTACCTCAAGATTATTTTAGCTCTTATTTAATTAATTTTTGTGCAAGATCAACTACTCTTGTAGAATATCCAAATTCATTATCATACCATGAAAGCACTTTAACAAAACCGTCTAATAAAACCATTGTCTCAAGACCATCAACTATTGAAGAATGAGAGTTTCCCTTAATATCTGAAGATACTATTGGATCTTCAGTATATCCTAAAATACCACTCAATTCTTTAGATTCTGATGCTTTTTTAAGCACAGCATTGATCTCCTCTTTTGTAACATCTTTTTTCTTAAGTTGTACTGTAAAATCAACAATAGAACCTGTTGGCACGGGAACTCTCATAGAAGTACCATTAAGTTTACCCTTAAGTTCAGGTAAAACAAGTCCCACAGCTTTAGCAGCACCTGTTGAAGTAGGAATAATTGAAAGAGCCCCGGCCCTTGCTCGTCTAAGATCAGCATGCGGAAGATCAAGTATTTTCTGATCATTTGTATAAGCATGAACAGTAGTCATTAGTCCTTGTTCAATACCAAAAGTCTCATGTAATACCTTTGCAAGAGGTGCAAGACAATTTGTTGTGCATGAAGCATTAGATACAGATTTTAAATCAGAAGTAATCTCATGCTCATTTACACCAAGTACGATTGTCTTAATCTCATCCTTAGCAGGAACTGTTAAAATTACCTTCTTAGCACCAGCATGATCAACGTGATCAAGATACCCACCTTTATCACTTGTTGCTGATGAAAAAACACCTGTTGATTCAATTACAACATCAACCCCAAGTTTTCCCCAAGGAAGATTTTTTGGATCTCGCTCAGCAATAATCTTTATCTCTTTACCATCTACTATAATTACTCCATCTCTTGCTTCAACTTTTTTATTATATATTCCAAAAGTTGAATCATACTTTAAAAGATGCGCAAGTGTCTTAGGATTTGTTAAGTCATTTATTGCAACAACTTCAAGTCCTCTCTCAAAAGCAATTTTAAAAACATTTCTACCTATACGCCCAAAACCATTAATGGCTAGCTTCATACAAATCCTCCGTCTATTTTTTATTATCTACTAGAATTATTAAATAATAAATAAATTAATTACAAGTGTCAAACTATCTTTTTATAAAGACTGTATAACCTTCCTGAATATAATCTCTTAAAAGAGCAGGTGAGCTTAAAATTCCCCTGGAAATATAATCACTAACCTCTTCAATAAAGATTTCACCAAGAATATCTGATTTATTATAACTAATAAAACTAGAACTATCACTATTATATTTTAAAGACCCCTCTTTAAGAACTAAAAATTTGTCACCTTTCTTTGCATCATTTAAATAACCAAGATTAATAAGAACATCATCTTTATTAATCTTAAGTATTTTGCCTCTCTTAGGTAAATAATCATTAAAATCCCTATAAAAAGAAGTTAAAATATCACTTAAATACAAAACTCCTCCAGAATTATAATTAAAACTCTGAACCTTAACTCCAGTCTTACCTGAAAAAACATCTACCTTTAAACTAGCTGAATTTTTAAAAACATCCACATCAAGATCAAACATTAAAAATAAATCAAGATTATTATTTCTTGCATAAGAAAATTCTTCAGAAAAACTACTTACCAAATAATCCTTATTTTTATCATAATTAAACTTATAATTAACTACTTCTATATTTAAATCGCGATCAAGTATCCTCTCAGCATATCGTAAAATCATATCATTTGCACCAAAAACCTTGTTTTCATCTTGGGTAAAAATACCTATCTTATAAACTGTCTGATTATCATAAAGCTTATTCAAATCTCCCATAGTCTTATAACCATATTTAAAGAATAAAGAACTTCGAATATCAAATGCAACTGTATCGTAAAAATCCAAAATTTTAGCATCTGTGCTCTTCCTTTGTTCGACTAAATAATAAAGCTCCTCATAAGCCATCATATCCAATTTCATAAACTTATAAATTTTTGCAAGTAAAAACCTAGCATTATCATTATCAGGATAAATCTCAATAGCATTCTTTACATTAAATATTGCTCTATTTAAATTCAAACTTTTAAAAGCCTTAAGTCCCTCATTTGCATATCTATTAGAAATTTCTATGTTAGCACTAATTTTTTTATTTTTTTGAACAGAACTCCTAAAATTAGAAACAAAAAAACTTCCCTCAAGAGCTATATTATAAAACTCTAAATCTTTCTTCATATCCTTAGCCCTTTCCAAATTTAAAACAGCTTCGCTAACTTCACCAAGTTTTAAATAAGAATAGCCAAGTAAATAATAAAGCTCATCGGAATTTTGTTCAAGCAATAGAGCTTTTTGAAGAATATGTACAGCATCTTCATATTTAGACTGATATAAATAAACAAGAGCAAGTAAACGATAAGCATCAACAAGACCAAGGTCCTGATAAGTGGTTTTAACTAACATTAAGTAATTTTTAGCATATTTCTCAGCAACTCCTAAATTGTTATTTTTAATAGAAAATTCTGTTACTCTTTTATGAAAACTTGGCAAAGAAGTAAAATTGCTCCTAACTTTGTTTATTAAATACTGACCCTTAGCCTTCATATTCAATTTTTCATAAATATTTATAAGATGTTCAAATGCATGATAATTTGCCTGATCATATTCAAGAATAGATAGATAATAATTAGCAGCTGCAACAAGTAACCCTTCTGTCTCAAATATTGTAGCAAGCCCAACTAAAGCATCAATATTATTTTTTTGAGTGGAAAGAACTTCAGAATAAAATTTTTTAGCCTGTTCTGTCCCATTATTCTTAAGCAATATATTTGCATAAAGAATTTTATATTCGGTATCACCATTTGACATTTTATAGGCTTTTTCTATAAAAAATTGAGCCTGATTATATATCTTTAACTGATA is a genomic window containing:
- the gap gene encoding type I glyceraldehyde-3-phosphate dehydrogenase, producing MKLAINGFGRIGRNVFKIAFERGLEVVAINDLTNPKTLAHLLKYDSTFGIYNKKVEARDGVIIVDGKEIKIIAERDPKNLPWGKLGVDVVIESTGVFSSATSDKGGYLDHVDHAGAKKVILTVPAKDEIKTIVLGVNEHEITSDLKSVSNASCTTNCLAPLAKVLHETFGIEQGLMTTVHAYTNDQKILDLPHADLRRARAGALSIIPTSTGAAKAVGLVLPELKGKLNGTSMRVPVPTGSIVDFTVQLKKKDVTKEEINAVLKKASESKELSGILGYTEDPIVSSDIKGNSHSSIVDGLETMVLLDGFVKVLSWYDNEFGYSTRVVDLAQKLIK
- a CDS encoding CDC27 family protein is translated as MNLSRFLAILLIFNLNFGSLIGSTTTAIEYYQKAQTYYLMQKYYDAIDELLEAMRINPNYYDAYKFIAKIYYQLKIYNQAQFFIEKAYKMSNGDTEYKILYANILLKNNGTEQAKKFYSEVLSTQKNNIDALVGLATIFETEGLLVAAANYYLSILEYDQANYHAFEHLINIYEKLNMKAKGQYLINKVRSNFTSLPSFHKRVTEFSIKNNNLGVAEKYAKNYLMLVKTTYQDLGLVDAYRLLALVYLYQSKYEDAVHILQKALLLEQNSDELYYLLGYSYLKLGEVSEAVLNLERAKDMKKDLEFYNIALEGSFFVSNFRSSVQKNKKISANIEISNRYANEGLKAFKSLNLNRAIFNVKNAIEIYPDNDNARFLLAKIYKFMKLDMMAYEELYYLVEQRKSTDAKILDFYDTVAFDIRSSLFFKYGYKTMGDLNKLYDNQTVYKIGIFTQDENKVFGANDMILRYAERILDRDLNIEVVNYKFNYDKNKDYLVSSFSEEFSYARNNNLDLFLMFDLDVDVFKNSASLKVDVFSGKTGVKVQSFNYNSGGVLYLSDILTSFYRDFNDYLPKRGKILKINKDDVLINLGYLNDAKKGDKFLVLKEGSLKYNSDSSSFISYNKSDILGEIFIEEVSDYISRGILSSPALLRDYIQEGYTVFIKR